The Toxorhynchites rutilus septentrionalis strain SRP chromosome 3, ASM2978413v1, whole genome shotgun sequence genome includes a region encoding these proteins:
- the LOC129777389 gene encoding larval cuticle protein A2B-like, whose translation MSLKIVIVLVAFVGAVAAQHYYQDHHEHHEEDHHSPAHYEFRYDIHDEHTGDIHGRKEIRHGDKTHGEYYLIDADGYKRTVTYHVDGKSGFVAQVHREPIKGYHAPQPVHKLAAAAVHKVLAIPVHNSHHY comes from the exons ATGTCTCTGAAG ATTGTCATCGTGCTGGTTGCCTTTGTCGGAGCTGTTGCTGCTCAGCACTACTATCAAGATCATCATGAGCATCACGAGGAGGACCATCACTCACCGGCCCATTACGAGTTCCGTTACGATATCCATGACGAACACACGGGGGATATACATGGACGCAAGGAAATTCGTCACGGTGATAAGACCCATGGCGAATACTATCTGATCGATGCCGATGGTTACAAACGCACGGTGACCTATCATGTCGACGGCAAGAGCGGATTCGTTGCCCAGGTTCACCGTGAACCAATCAAGGGATACCATGCGCCACAACCGGTGCACAAACTTGCGGCTGCTGCGGTTCACAAAGTGTTGGCAATTCCAGTGCACAACTCGCACCATTATTGA
- the LOC129778652 gene encoding larval cuticle protein A2B-like: MSLKTQVIVVLAAFVGVIAAQHYQLQHHEEEHHGPVHYEFKYDIHDDHTGDVHGRKEARKDDHTQGEYYLIDADGHKRTVTYQVDGKSGFIAQVHREPIKGHQAPQQIHKILAPVHKVLAVPLHHDYHY, translated from the exons ATGTCTCTGAAG ACACAGGTCATTGTTGTTCTTGCTGCCTTTGTCGGTGTGATTGCTGCTCAACACTACCAACTTCAACATCACGAGGAGGAACACCATGGACCAGTTCACTACGAATTCAAGTATGACATCCATGACGATCACACTGGAGATGTTCATGGACGCAAGGAGGCTCGCAAGGATGATCACACTCAGGGAGAGTACTATCTAATTGATGCCGATGGACACAAACGTACCGTTACTTACCAGGTTGATGGCAAGAGCGGATTCATCGCCCAGGTTCACCGTGAACCAATCAAGGGACACCAGGCTCCtcaacaaattcataaaattctggCCCCAGTTCACAAAGTGCTTGCAGTGCCACTGCACCATGATTATCATTATTAG